One stretch of Arthrobacter polaris DNA includes these proteins:
- a CDS encoding GNAT family N-acetyltransferase, whose amino-acid sequence MIKSHVLSEDVHMRVLRPSDAPALAAAYVRNRAYLDPWEPVRPEEYYTKAWQAADIARRLVAHEAGAEHPFGLFAGETVVGRFNLAGIVRGPFQSGGLGYWIDSMYAGRGLASAAVQAILETARTELRLHRIEASTLLHNAGSQRVLLKAGFEQIGMAPQYLQIGGTWQDHNLY is encoded by the coding sequence GTGATCAAATCCCACGTGCTTAGTGAAGACGTCCACATGCGTGTGCTGCGCCCCAGCGATGCACCGGCTCTTGCCGCTGCGTATGTGCGCAACCGTGCCTACCTTGACCCTTGGGAACCGGTGCGNCCCGAGGAGTACTACACAAAAGCATGGCAGGCTGCCGACATTGCCCGCCGCCTTGTTGCGCATGAGGCCGGAGCGGAGCATCCCTTTGGCTTGTTCGCTGGCGAAACCGTTGTGGGCCGGTTCAACTTGGCCGGAATTGTGCGTGGCCCCTTCCAAAGCGGCGGGCTGGGGTACTGGATCGATAGCATGTACGCAGGTCGCGGACTGGCATCAGCTGCGGTCCAGGCAATCCTCGAAACGGCACGGACGGAACTTAGATTGCACCGCATCGAGGCGAGCACCCTGTTGCACAATGCCGGCTCGCAGCGGGTGCTGCTCAAAGCCGGCTTCGAACAGATCGGCATGGCCCCGCAATATCTGCAGATTGGCGGGACATGGCAAGACCACAACCTCTACTAA